The bacterium region CCATCTGCCCTTTCCTCTAGGGCTTTCGTAGGGCAAAAAGTCGTACAAATCCCGCAACGCTTGCACCATACCTCAAAAATAACAATTTTCCCTTGTGGTCGAACACTCTCCCCCCAAGTAGTAGGCGCCGCAGTCGTCAAACCGGATCGTATTCGACCCTCGATAGGCACCGTCTTCTTTTTTGGTTTAGCCATAATACAATTCCTCCATTATTTATTAAAAACTCGTGCGAGAAGTAAAGGAACCTCGCTCGGGATTCTCGCCACAGGAACCGAGGCTTTCTCAAAAACCTCAATCTTATTCAGGGCCGATTCTCCCTCACCAAATACTATTGCTCCAGCATGCCCCATCTTTTGTCCTTTTGGAGCTGAAATACCGGCAACATAGGCCACCACAGGTTTTGTCATATTTCTAATATATTCGGCGGCGTGCTGTTCATCATCGCCGCCTATTTCACCAATTAAAACAACAGCACCTGTTTCATCATCACTCTCAAGTCTAGCGAGAACATCGACAAACGAGGTGCCTACAATAACATCTCCACCAAGGCCGACACACGTGGATTGCCCAAAACCAGCATTAGACAAACAATCCACTATCTCGTATGTCAGAGTACCAGAACGGGACACCACTCCAACCGAACCTTTTTTAAATATCTTACCGGGCATTATACCCAGCAGTGACTTGCCTACGGAAACCAATCCGGGGCAATTAGGGCCGATAAGTTCGACCATTTTCGACCGATAGTAATGATGAACCTTTGCCATGTCAATAGTAGGAATTTTTTCTGTTATACAAACAACCAAACTTATATAATCAGAGTCCACCGCC contains the following coding sequences:
- the sucD gene encoding succinate--CoA ligase subunit alpha, which encodes MSIYIDENTRVIVQGITGRDGSFHTKRMLEYGTRIVAGISPGKGGSKVHGIPVYDSIYKAMQSTEADASIIFVPADKAVDALYEAVDSDYISLVVCITEKIPTIDMAKVHHYYRSKMVELIGPNCPGLVSVGKSLLGIMPGKIFKKGSVGVVSRSGTLTYEIVDCLSNAGFGQSTCVGLGGDVIVGTSFVDVLARLESDDETGAVVLIGEIGGDDEQHAAEYIRNMTKPVVAYVAGISAPKGQKMGHAGAIVFGEGESALNKIEVFEKASVPVARIPSEVPLLLARVFNK